Proteins from a genomic interval of Acanthopagrus latus isolate v.2019 chromosome 7, fAcaLat1.1, whole genome shotgun sequence:
- the LOC119023133 gene encoding vesicular inhibitory amino acid transporter-like has translation MAHLIRHKISNKLTNAAHTVTNKSQAKVSGVFARLGFQAATDEEGLGFAECDDLDYDYRQGMQMDVLQGEEEGGHMEGEGGLEGDSHYQRDGTGRRASSLKTGGSLDEDKPKITTWEAGWNVTNAIQGMFVLGLPYAILHGGYLGLFLIIFAAVVCCYTGKILIACLYEENEDGIKVRVRDSYVDIANACCAPRFPALGGHVVNVAQIIELVMTCILYVVVSGNLMYNSFPGFPVSQKAWSVVATVALLPCAFLKNLKAVSKFSLLCTVAHIIINILVVAYCLSRARDWAWEKVKFYIDVKKFPISIGIIVFSYTSQIFLPSLEGNMQKPNEFHCMMEWSHIAACVLKGLFALVAYLTWADATKEVITDNLPSTIRAVVNIFLVSKALLSYPLPFFAAVEVLEKSFFQDGGRALFPDCYGPNGQLKSWGLGLRIALVVFTLLMAVFVPHFALLMGLTGSLTGAGLCFLLPSLFHLKLQWRNLLWHHVFFDVAIFVIGGICAISGFIHSIEGLIEAFRYNLQD, from the exons ATGGCTCATCTAATACGACACAAGATCTCCAACAAGCTGACCAACGCGGCCCACACGGTGACCAACAAATCCCAGGCCAAGGTCAGCGGGGTGTTCGCCCGGCTGGGCTTCCAGGCCGCGACGGACGAGGAGGGCCTGGGCTTCGCCGAGTGCGACGACTTGGATTATGACTACAGGCAAGGGATGCAAATGGATGTCCTtcaaggagaagaggaagggggaCACATGGAGGGGGAGGGCGGGCTGGAGGGGGACAGCCACTACCAGAGGGACGGCACCGGCCGGAGGGCCTCGTCCCTGAAGACAGGAGGCTCGCTGGATGAGGACAAGCCCAAAATCACGACCTGGGAGGCTGGCTGGAACGTCACCAACGCCATTCAG GGCATGTTCGTCCTCGGCCTGCCGTACGCCATCCTCCACGGCGGCTACCTCggcctcttcctcatcatcttcGCGGCCGTGGTGTGCTGCTACACCGGCAAGATCCTCATCGCGTGCCTGTACGAGGAGAACGAGGACGGCATCAAAGTGCGCGTGCGGGACTCCTACGTGGACATCGCCAACGCCTGCTGCGCGCCCCGCTTCCCGGCGCTGGGCGGGCACGTTGTGAACGTGGCGCAGATCATCGAGCTGGTCATGACGTGCATCCTGTACGTTGTGGTCAGCGGCAACCTGATGTACAACAGCTTCCCGGGGTTCCCCGTCTCCCAGAAGGCTTGGTCCGTGGTGGCCACGGTGGCGCTCCTGCCGTGCGCGTTCCTGAAGAACCTGAAGGCCGTGTCCAAGTTCAGCTTGCTGTGCACGGTGGcgcacatcatcatcaacatcctgGTGGTGGCCTACTGCCTCTCCAGGGCGCGCGACTGGGCCTGGGAGAAGGTCAAGTTCTACATCGACGTGAAGAAATTCCCCATTTCCATCGGCATCATCGTGTTCAGCTACACCTCGCAGATCTTCCTGCCCTCCCTGGAGGGGAACATGCAGAAGCCCAACGAGTTCCACTGCATGATGGAGTGGAGTCACATCGCGGCCTGCGTCCTCAAGGGCCTCTTCGCCCTGGTGGCCTACTTGACTTGGGCAGACGCCACCAAAGAGGTCATCACGGATAACCTGCCTTCCACCATCCGGGCCGTGGTGAACATCTTCCTGGTCTCCAAGGCGCTGTTGTCCTACCCGCTGCCGTTCTTTGCCGCAGTTGAGGTCCTGGAGAAATCCTTTTTCCAGGACGGCGGGAGGGCCCTCTTCCCTGACTGCTACGGCCCCAACGGGCAGCTGAAATCGTGGGGCCTGGGCCTGAGAATTGCCCTGGTGGTCTTCACCTTGCTCATGGCCGTCTTTGTCCCGCATTTCGCCCTCCTCATGGGTCTGACTGGGAGCCTCACCGGCGCGGGCCTGTGCTTCCTGTTGCCGAGCCTCTTCCACCTGAAGCTGCAGTGGAGGAATCTGCTGTGGCACCACGTCTTCTTCGACGTTGCGATTTTCGTTATTGGAGGCATATGCGCCATATCCGGCTTCATCCACTCGATCGAAGGGCTCATAGAGGCGTTCAGGTACAATCTGCAGGACTGA
- the bpifcl gene encoding bactericidal permeability-increasing protein, giving the protein MLPAVTVGLMLVSLTCGENPAVQVVLTNKGLQYGKHVGTGWIQEKLESVTLPDISGKLRIGIIGNIDYTLSGISVTKCDLPEPSVEFYQSTTGFKTSVSGLSVALTGEWRAHYGIIHTSGTVSLAIFNVDVTSVVKLGNDTNRHLSVSSVSCNAAVGGVDIQVHGGPSWIVKKVVAHFKGKIAGDIRDRICPNVEESIAVLEQHLQAMNVSFDVNQVVTLDLPLTGLPIVDASSLNLGLKGEFYSIKSPTEPPFQAKPFTVPEQPGRMLSVGLSEFTLNSASYGYYSAGALQAVINDSMLPKFSPVHLNTSSMGPYVPGLPKMFPGLLMSLQVYAREVPLFSFLPGAVYLDLRGAVKAFAIQPNGTQTPLFKLNVDSLFSSKVWIADGQLKGSMALNNLTVTLVSSEVGTVKTDAIQNILWKASSFAMIQVNRILAKGVTLPRMKQAELVNTVLEVDKGFIAVFSDAQVLMTD; this is encoded by the exons ATGCTTCCGGCCGTGACAGTGGGGCTCATGCTCGTGTCTTTGACCTGTGGAGAAAATCCTGCAGTGCAAGTCGTTCTGACCAACAAAGGACTTCAGTACG GAAAGCATGTCGGCACGGGATGGATTCAGGAAAAGTTGGAGTCTGTAACTCTCCCTGACATCAGCGGGAAATTACGCATCGGCATCATTGGCAACATAGACTACACACTGTCAGG CATCAGTGTTACAAAGTGCGACCTTCCTGAGCCTTCTGTCGAGTTCTATCAGAGCACCACAGGATTCAAGACATCCGTCTCAGGCCTCAGCGTCGCACTAACCGGCGAGTGGAGGGCACACTATGGAATCAT ACATACCAGTGGGACAGTCAGCCTGGCTATATTCAATGTGGATGTGACCTCTGTTGTGAAGTTGGGGAACGACACCAACAGGCACCTGTCGGTCAGCAGCGTCAGCTGTAATGCTGCGGTCGGAGGTGTGGACATACAGGTCCATGGAGGACCCAG CTGGATCGTCAAGAAAGTGGTGGCTCATTTCAAGGGGAAGATCGCAGGTGACATAAGGGACAGG ATCTGCCCAAACGTGGAGGAATCCATTGCAGTCTTGGAGCAGCACCTACAGGCCATGAACG TTTCCTTTGACGTGAATCAAGTCGTCACTCTTGACCTCCCTCTCACCGGCTTACCTATTGTTGATGCTTCAAGTCTGAATCTGGGTCTCAAG GGAGAGTTTTACAGCATCAAATCTCCGACAGAGCCGCCCTTTCAGGCCAAGCCGTTCACGGTGCCCGAGCAGCCGGGCCGCATGCTGTCAGTGGGCCTGTCTGAATTCACCCTGAACTCCGCCTCATATGGTTACTACTCAGCTGGAGCGTTGCAGGCCGTCATCAATGACAGCATG TTACCTAAATTCTCTCCAGTGCACCTAAATACCAGTTCAATGGGGCCGTACGTTCCTGGG CTTCCTAAGATGTTTCCAGGCCTGCTGATGAGTCTGCAGGTTTATGCCAGAGAGGTTCCCCTGTTCTCTTTCCTGCCTGGCGCCGTCTATCTGGACCTGAGGGGCGCCGTCAAGGCTTTCGCCATCCAGCCAAACGGTACCCAGACCCCACTGTTCAAGCTCAACGTT GACTCACTATTCAGCAGTAAAGTGTGGATCGCTGACGGCCAACTGAAGGGCTCCATGGCGCTGAACAA CCTCACGGTGACGCTGGTCTCGAGCGAAGTGGGAACCGTTAAG ACTGACGCTATCCAGAACATTTTGTGGAAGGCGTCGAGCTTTGCCATGATTCAAGTGAACC GGATCCTGGCTAAAGGTGTCACTTTACCCAGAATGAAACAGGCAGAGCTGGTCAACACAGTTCTGGAGGTGGATAAG GGGTTTATAGCCGTCTTCTCAGACGCTCAGGTGCTGATGACTGACTGA
- the LOC119022327 gene encoding PRELI domain containing protein 3B-like isoform X1 has product MKIWASEHIFNHPWETVTKAAMQKYPNPMNPGVFGVDVLNRSVDTEGRLHSSRLLSTEWGLPAMAKSIIGVTRTCTYVQEHSVVDPKEKTFELKSTNISFTNLVSVDEKLTYKPHPQDPEKTVLTQEALISVKGVSLSSYLEGLMAKTISVNAGKGREAMEWVIRRLNTEIEELAATARGSIRVPMAAAVADK; this is encoded by the exons ATGAAGATCTGGGCGTCAGAGCACATTTTCAA CCATCCATGGGAGACGGTGACCAAGGCAGCAATGCAGAAGTACCCCAACCCCATGAACCCTGGTGTGTTCGGTGTGGATGTTCTTAACAGAAGTGTGGACACAGAGGGACGGttacacagcagcagactgctCAGCACAGAGTGGGGGCTCCCGGCAATGGCCAAGTCT ATTATCGGGGTAACAAGAACATGCACTTATGTTCAGGAACATTCAGTGGTGGACCCTAAAGAGAAGACCTTTGAGCTGAAATCTACAAAT ATCTCCTTCACTAACCTGGTATCTGTGGACGAGAAGTTGACATACAAACCACATCCGCAGGATCCTGAAAA GACGGTGCTGACGCAGGAGGCTCTGATCAGCGTGAAAGGTGTCAGTCTGAGCAGCTACCTCGAGGGCCTCATGGCGAAGACTATCTCGGTCAATGCCGGCAAG GGTCGGGAGGCAATGGAGTGGGTCATCAGACGGTTAAACACAGAAATCGAGGAGTTGGCGGCGACCGCTCGTGGCAGTATACGCGTGCCAATGGCAGCAGCTGTTGCAGACAAATGA
- the LOC119022327 gene encoding PRELI domain containing protein 3B-like isoform X2 translates to MQKYPNPMNPGVFGVDVLNRSVDTEGRLHSSRLLSTEWGLPAMAKSIIGVTRTCTYVQEHSVVDPKEKTFELKSTNISFTNLVSVDEKLTYKPHPQDPEKTVLTQEALISVKGVSLSSYLEGLMAKTISVNAGKGREAMEWVIRRLNTEIEELAATARGSIRVPMAAAVADK, encoded by the exons ATGCAGAAGTACCCCAACCCCATGAACCCTGGTGTGTTCGGTGTGGATGTTCTTAACAGAAGTGTGGACACAGAGGGACGGttacacagcagcagactgctCAGCACAGAGTGGGGGCTCCCGGCAATGGCCAAGTCT ATTATCGGGGTAACAAGAACATGCACTTATGTTCAGGAACATTCAGTGGTGGACCCTAAAGAGAAGACCTTTGAGCTGAAATCTACAAAT ATCTCCTTCACTAACCTGGTATCTGTGGACGAGAAGTTGACATACAAACCACATCCGCAGGATCCTGAAAA GACGGTGCTGACGCAGGAGGCTCTGATCAGCGTGAAAGGTGTCAGTCTGAGCAGCTACCTCGAGGGCCTCATGGCGAAGACTATCTCGGTCAATGCCGGCAAG GGTCGGGAGGCAATGGAGTGGGTCATCAGACGGTTAAACACAGAAATCGAGGAGTTGGCGGCGACCGCTCGTGGCAGTATACGCGTGCCAATGGCAGCAGCTGTTGCAGACAAATGA
- the atp5f1e gene encoding ATP synthase subunit epsilon, mitochondrial: MVAYWRQAGLSYIRFSSICASALRAALKPEFKSEALKAAEASVKVLKPKTAA, encoded by the exons ATGGTCGCGTACTGGAGACAAGCAGGCCTCAG ctACATCCGCTTCTCCTCTATCTGCGCCAGCGCGCTGCGGGCTGCGCTGAAGCCGGAGTTCAAATCCGAGGCATTGAAGGCCGCAGAGGCAAGCGTCAAGGTCCTCAAACCCAAGACAGCGGCAT GA